The region ccctctctctccccctctctctctctctctctctctctgtctgtctctctctctctctctctctctctctctctctgtctgtctctccccctctctctccccctctctctctctctctctctctgtctgtctctctctctctctctgtctctctctctgtcttccccccctccctctctccccccccccccccccccccccccccccccctactgtagcattacatttctgttttcagtgATTTATGGACTTTCTGTGTGAGcttactctctctcttgcaCCTTGTCTCACTCTTTTTATGTCTCTCGCCCCTCCACGAGTGtttgtgcctctctctctctctccggggTCTCATAGAAGCTGATGCATGACGAGTTCTGTTTTCAATAGATTTATAACCGACACATATGATCTCCTCTTCGCTCACTCTCCggctctttgtctttttgacGTCTCTtaaacactctctcacactctccctGGGGCGCCATGGAAATGTTTGCAAGGCGCCGACGCTCAGCGCAGTCATCCTTGAATTTGTCGTCGTCCTGATACGTTCAGTCAGAACATGCAGGATAACTTCTGTACATTAATTCAACATGCTGTCATGTGCAGACTTAGAGCTGCACGTCTGATGTAGCTGCTACCACATGGTCACTTCTAGAGGCCTTTAGGCGCCACGTGGTAGAGTAGGTTGTATCGATGATGTCACCACCTGGAGCTCGCTGCATTACAGCCTGGCTCTGTTAAAGGTGACGCTGTTTGGGCTGTGATGGCCATGTGGTAGAGTAGGTCAGATATAGAAGATGTGTggtgagaggaggggaaggagggggaggagactCGAGGCTGTCCGTCAGCTGTGAGTTGAGTGGGGACCAAtaagggccatgtggtagggtaggtcGTATCGATGATGTCACCACCTGGAGCTTGCTGCATTACAGCCTGGCTCTGTTAAAGGTGACGCTGTTTGGGCTGTGATGGCCATGTCACCACCTGGAGCATTAGATATCAGGGAGGCTAGCTCACTAAATAAGTTTAAAACATACTTCTTCACCTCAGCGTTTTGAACAGGCATCTATGGGGTTATGTTTCACTGCTGTTTTATAatattttaatgcaaatttCCAATATTTAATgcaattttttaattaattttatatTATGTTACTTTATTATGTGATGCTCTTTTTATGTCTTGTTCTGCTGTAAAGCATTTTGAGCTGTAATACTTGTATGAAAGATGCTAcacaaataaactttattattattattattattattattattattattattattatcattaatacCGGTCTGGTAGCGGTGGCGACTTGGAGCCATGAGGAAGGTGATGTCTTCACTGAGcgtttattttttcatgaggACATAAGTAGTAaatctgttctgtgtttacTGAGGCTCAGAGCTGACATGTGATTCACATCAATAAGGATCACATGATAAACAGGACGTGAGCGTTCACTCTGCGTCTCCTCAGCAGATGGAAACAACGGCTCCTGTCAAACATCCTGCTCTCAGAACGCTCACAGTCGATCTGATGGATCtgcactgcacagctcctacatcgttgtacattttgtgtacaaaaggtgtgttttgtgttttgtgggcGTGGCCTCTCCACAGTTATTGGATGATGTTTCCTTCTTGCTCTTTGTCTCAGCTGTTTTGCATCAGCAACGTCTTTCTTACCAAAACGTTTTTCATCATAattaaggaaaacaaaagatTCTTCACAGAGCTGCACATGTGGACTCAGATTCCAGAGGTTTCCCTGATGCCAGAGGGATTTGGTTTATGCTTCATTCCTGGTGCATTACCGTCTGACCCGCAATTACACTGAAGGGAAATGAAACAATACACAGGACCCGCCCCCTTTCCCCCCGCTGATGATGACATCAAAGTGAAAATAACCTCGATGAAATATAGCTGTTATATTAAGTTCTGAGCCGCTGAATATCTTGAAGAACCTCCAGGAGTCTGAGCTGACACCTCTCCAAAACCACGCAGCCGTCTGCTCGGGGGGGAAATACGAGCGCTGCGACCAGCTGAGAGTTACAGCGTTCAGCCGGGGCGAGAACTTCACTTCATCTctcacaaagagagagagcacttcAGTCTGCTCACATGGTGATTACACGCTCTGCTGTGGTTTGACTCTCGTCTCTGACCTCATGAAGGTTTCAaactctctttccttttttaaactacaaactgcaataaaaagcatgaactgtgtttttctttgtttccatccaaaaacaacaaaacattctcactcagcatgtcggacacactcactgtgtgtgtgtgtgtgtgtgtgtgtgtgtgtgtgtgtgtgtgtgtgtgtgtctgtctgtgtgtgtgtgtgtgtgtgtgtgtgtgtctgtgtctgctctgtgtgtgtgtgagtgtgtctgtgtgtgtgtgtgtctgtgtgtctgtgtgtctgtgtgtgtgtgtgtgtgtgtgtgtgtgtgtgtgtgtgtgtgtgtgtgtctgtgtgtctgtgtgtctgtgtgtgtgtgtgtgtgtgtgtgtgtgtgtgtgtgtgtgtgtgtgtgtgtgtgtgtgtctgtgtgtgtgtgtgtctgtgtgtgtgtgtgtgtgtgtgtgtgtgtgtgtctgtgtgtgtgtgtgtgtgtgtgtgtgtgtgagtgtgtctgtgtgtgtctctgtgtgtgtgtgtgtgtgtgtgtgtgtgtgtgtgtgtgtctgtgtgtctgtgtgtgtgtgtgtgtctgtgtgtgtgtgtgtgtctgtgtgtgtgtgtgtgtgtgtgtgtgtctgtgtgtgtgtgtgtgtgtgtctgtgtgtctgtgtgtgtgtgtgtgtgtgtgtgtctgtgtgtctgtgtgtgtgtgtgtgtgtgtgtgtgtctgtgtgtgtgtgtgtgtgtgtgtgtgtgtgtctgtgtctgctctgtgtctgtgtgtgtctctgtgtgtgtgtgtctgtgtctctgtgtgtgtgtgtgtctgtgtctctgtgtgtgtgtgtctgtgtgtgtgtctctgtgtctctgtgtgtgtgtgtgtctctgtgtgtgtgtgtctctgtgtgtgtgtgtctgtgtgtgtgtgtgtgtgtctgtgtgtgtgtgtgtgtgtgtgtctctgtgtctctgtgtgtgtgtctctgtgtctctgtgtgtgtgtgtgtgtgtctctgtgtgtgtgtgtgtgtgtgtgtgtgtgtgtgtctctgtgtgtgtgtgtctgtgtctctgtgtgtgtgtgtctgtgtctctgtgtgtgtgtgtgtgtctgtgtctctgtgtgtgtgtctctgtgtctctgtgtgtgtgtgtctgtgtgtctgtgtctctgtgtgtgtgtgtgtgtgtgtgtgtctctgtgtgtgtgtgtgtgtgtgtgtctctgtgtgtgtgtgtctgtgtctctgtgtgtgtgtgtgtgtgtctctgtgtgtgtgtgtctgtgtctctgtgtgtgtgtgtctgtgtctctgtgtgtgtgtgtgtgtgtgtgtgtgtgtgtgtgtctgtgtgtgtgtgtgtgtgtctctgtgtgtgtgtgtgtctctgtgtgtgtgtgtgtgtctctgtgtgtgtgtgtgtgtgtgtgtctgtgtgtgtctgtgtgtgtgtgtgtgtgtgtgtgtgtctgtgtgtgtctgtgtgtgtgtgtgtgtgtgtgtgtgtgtgtctgtgtgtctctgtgtgtgtgtgtgtgtgtgtgtgtgtgtgtgtgtctgtgtgtgtctgtgtgtgtgtgtgtgtctgtgtgtgtctgtgtgtgtgtgtgtgtgtgtctgtgtgtgtctgtgtgtgtgtgtgtgtgtgtctgtgtgtgtctgtgtgtgtgtgtgtgtgtgtgtgtgtgtgtgtgtgtgtgtgtgtgtctgtgtgtgtctgtgtgtgtgtgtgtgtctgtgtgtgtctgtgtgtgtgtgtgtgtgtgtgtgtgtgtgtctgtgtgtgtctgtgtgtgtctgtgtgtctctgtgtgtgtgtgtgtgtgtgtgtctgtgtgtctctgtgtgtgtgtgtgtgtgtgtgtgtgtgtctgtgtgtgtctgtgtgtgtgtgtgtgtgtgtgtgtgtgtgtgtgtgtgtctgtgtgtctctgtgtgtgtgtgtgtgtgtgtgtgtgtgtctgtgtgtgtctgtgtgtgtgtgtgtgtgtgtgtgtgtgtgtgtgtctgtgtgtgtctgtgtgtgtgtgtgtgtgtgtgtgtgtgtgtgtgtgtgtctgtgtctgtgtgtgtgtgtgtgtgtgtgtgtgtctgtgtgtctctgtgtgtgtgtgtgtgtgtgtgtgtgtgtgtgtgtctgtgtgtgtctgtgtgtgtgtgtgtgtctgtgtgtgtctgtgtgtgtgtgtgtgtgtgtgtctgtgtgtgtctgtgtgtgtgtgtgtgtgtctgtgtgtgtctgtgtgtgtgtgtgtgtgtgtgtgtgtgtgtctgtgtgtctctgtgtgtgtgtgtgtgtgtgtgtgtgtgtctgtgtgtgtctgtgtgtgtgtgtgtgtgtgtctgtgtgtctctgtgtgtgtgtgtgtgtgtgtgtgtgtgtctgtgtgtgtctgtgtgtgtctgtgtgtgtgtgtgtgtgtgtctgtgtgtgtctgtgtgtgtctgtgtgtgtctgtgtgtctctgtgtgtgtgtgtgtgtgtgtgtgtgtgtgtctgtgtgtgtctgtgtgtgtgtgtgtgtctctgtgtgtgtgtgtgtgtctctgtgtgtgtgtgtgtgtctctgtgtgtgtgtgtctgtgtctctgtgtgtgtgtgtgtgtgtgtgtgtgtgtctctgtgtgtgtgtgtctctgtgtctctgtgtgtgtgtgtgtgtgtgtgtgtctctgtgtgtgtgtgtctctgtgtctctgtgtctctgtgtgtgtgtgtgtgtgtgtgtgtgtgtgtctctgtgtctctgtgtctctgtgtgtgtgtgtgtgtgtgtgtgtgtgtgtgtgtgtgtgtgtgtctctgtgtctctgtgtctctgtgtgtgtgtgtgtgtgtgtgtgtgtgtgtgtgtctctgtgtctgtgtgtctctgtgtctgtgtgtgtctctgtgtgtgtgtgtctgtgtctctgtgtgtgtgtgtgtgtgtgtgtgtgtgtgtctctgtgtgtgtgtgtctctgtgtctctgtgtgtgtgtgtgtgtgtgtgtgtgtctctgtgtgtgtgtgtctctgtgtctctgtgtctctgtgtgtgtgtgtgtctctgtgtgtgtgtgtctctgtgtgtgtgtgtgtgtctctgtgtgtctgtgtctctgtgtgtgtgtgtgtgtctctgtgtgtgtgtgtgtgtgtctctgtgtctctgtgtctctgtgtgtgtgtgtgtctctgtgtgtctgtgtctctgtgtgtgtgtgtgtgtgtctctgtgtgtgtgtgtgtctctgtgtctctgtgtctctgtgtgtgtgtgtgtctctgtgtgtctgtgtctctgtgtgtgtgtgtgtgtctctgtgtgtgtgtgtctgtgtctctgtgtgtgtgtgtgtgtctctgtgtgtgtgtgtgtgtctctgtgtgtgtgtgtctgtgtctctgtgtgtgtgtgtgtgtgtgtctctgtctgtgtgtgtgtgtctctgtgtctctgtgtgtgtgtgtgtgtgtctctgtctgtgtgtgtgtgtctctgtgtctctctgtgtgtgtgtgtgtgtctctgtctctctgtgtgtgtgtgtgtgtgtgtgtgtgtgtgtgtgtgtgtctctgtgtgtgtgtgtgtgtctctgtgtgtgtgtgtgtgtgtgtgtgtgtctctgtgtctctgtgtgtgtgtgtgtgtgtgtgtgtgtgtacctgctgtACATCTTGTTggaacacacacagctgcagtctCTGGTGAAGTCGGACTTTTCGATGCTGCCAGATGTTTTCCAGACGTCTCTGATGGTGGAGAACCTCGTGGACGACGTCCAGGATGCAGTGAACCTGCGAGGAAACGAGACGAGTCTGAACTCCTCCGACATCTTCTTCATGAGATGTTTTCTTAATGTCATGAAGAGCTTCACAAACCATCaccaaacatgcagaggcttcaGGGTGCTACTCACGGCTTTGGAGTAATTGGCGGTGGCTGTCAGCGAATCAGAGTTGCCGGGACTGAGCGGCCTCTGGAGGACGTCCAGGAGGGCTTTACCGTCCTGACTCACCtggagacacaaacaggaagttcagAGAGAACCACACATGCTCTGCTGCCCCGGGTAAAGTCTGATTAACATGAAGCTGTAATCATCAAACTGTCCTCTCAAAGTCAGAGaggaaacacatgaagaagaaaaaggaacttTCATGACAGATTttaacaggttaaaaaaaaattaactttgagggtttttctattttcagctctcctctctttgttctCTCTAAACTCTCTAAACCAGCACTTCAAGTCTTTACTGCTAATTGCTAAATGATACACTCGAACGCACCACGGAAACCGCCGCGTCACACACGAGCCGCCTGTTCCTCTCGTTTCTGTCCTGCAGGATTTCAGCTGAGTCGCTGCTTTTCTTTCAGTCTCACTCTAAAGCATCGTGATGTTCCTCGCTGTTTAAATCTGCTTACTGGATGATGGATTTCTTTCTCGTCTTTAAATGTTCAATGTGTCTTTAAACTAAGATTTAGTTTCATTATTTGAAGATGGCAGCGGATGAAaacatatattatttatatatacatatatatacatatatatacatatatatacatatatatatatatttgatgacACGGATGTTTATTCTACTTGAGACGCTTTAATTtgagaggaaacattttcagagaTGTGATTGGCTCCTGAGCGGGATTAGCATTAAAgacagcttgttccttcaaaataaaagacagacttatgaagggaccttcaaaataaaagacagacttctccttcaaaataaaagacagacttctccttcaaaataaaagacagacttctccttcaaaataaaagtaataaagtgaagctgctccattgtcccttctgggcctccgtgcatgtgtgttggtgactgtgtctgcagagactctgtcctctgactggattttactgttctgatttgtgacggttgactcgggatgtttgtgggcggagctggtgtgtttcctccagccaatgacagcgcagcaggtgagtttacgagtggatacaattcagtgattggacgagattcaaagcggtgaatatgacggacgtggacgtagcagcaaagaagagaaaatataatgagagtgaggagaaacatcAAGTGGATAAaactcgttctaaaacgagggtgaaccttgtgttgtcttttacccgtggacgtggagttgatctacttcctgttggacaggaaggtgatgaaCACCGGCCGTTACCTTGTGCTATCGTGCGTTaacttgcagtgtagctacaagcagtaaacttACACACTACTTCCTGCAgagagtgggcggggcttcaggGGGAGATgagaccaggaggaggggccatgttttaatgtttacaaacatttctacagaCTCCGCCTTTAACACATTTGAGATGCAGAAAGGGAAACAACCTAACAAGCTGTTTTTCTATGATAAGTACAAAATATGATTCAAACTGTCGTGATCAGGAGGTCGAAGAGAAACGCACGAGGGAGTGATGAAACAAAGCTCCAGAGCTCTGCCTCCACAGAGACGGTTCTCTGCTTCTTATCTCATAAAGACGTCCGTCCTCATTTTATTATCTTAcagaagaaagaacattttgttcGAGCTCATCTTCCACCATAAACATTCAGCAGAGAGAACATCTGCTCacagttattattttatgtCATTTCCTTTCTGTGAGCCCGGAGGAGCTCGCTCAGCATTGTGACACACTTTCAATCAGTgcgagataaaaaaaacagcacgcCGCAGACACTTTCTGCAGCGTCctcacagaaaatcaaaatGCAATGGACATCGCTCGCCGAGCCAGACCGTCACCACCCGAGTCTCTTCTTCATGTGAGGGGACATGATGTGGACTCACAGTGAGCCTCCACTGCAGGAGAGTTCCCAGAATGCATTTAGTGACACTTtgagggtttgtagacggacgaTCTGGACGATGGTGATGCAGCAGCTGAGCGGTCCAAAAGAGAGACTCTGCCCCTTAAGTAAGTGATGGTTAGGATGGTTTCACACTAACGACCCGGGCCCAGATCTCAGTTTTGCTCGATCCCAAAGTCGGGTTCACTCGATCAgcgtgaacacaaacgtaccgtgTCTCTGTGGGAGATTTAAACGCAACCGAAACCGCCCTCAAACAAGGAAGCAGGAAGAGGGTCgatgttggcgtctcagaaataacaaaataataataaaaagttagcaggatggactcagcccgcgagtggttgccatggttacttcttcttcGTTCTGCTTTATGGTGGATTTGAGAAACCAATTGtgtgcatactgccccctgctgtatcggaGTGTATACATACGGACGTGTACTCGAGTACAGAGTGATGTTACTAAAGTGAACGCtgaccagcgggggagggggagagaggaatCGTGCCTCTCTCTGGGGATACTTTCTGTTGCTTTACCTCGGTGTACGCCTGCGTGACCTGCTCGTACAGACTCTGGTGGCGGTGGATggcgatctccagctcctgcatctCGGTCGGTAACCCCCCctcgctgcagactttacaccaCGCCTCCACCTCGGACAGAAACTGAggaagcaacacacacacacacacacgaggagaGTGAAACAACTGTTGCAGCATCAGAAGACGTTTTTGAACTGATTGAGTCATTTTGCTTTcgttttgtgttttactttgaaaaacctttttagtAATTATGCATCGCTGTGATTTTGCACCTGGAAAACGACTTAACAAATCAGATGTGATAGAAGACGACAGCCTCTCTTCTCCCCCTCACAGCACtttatggtttatttttatCCTCCTCTGAAGTCTTGCcagttttctcattttttcctcctcctttcttgtgtttcatcttttatcctgacacatttttttgtttctgcttttcataACACACTCCGCTCGctcgccccccctccctctctctcatcccgTCTTTTCATCTGCTGATCCACTCAAACGTACACTTGTAGCTAATGTCAAGGGCCCAGCAGGAATCAAACATGTCCCCGTCTGTTGCCATGTCAACCTTCCAAGAATCAGCAGCGGAGTGGTTTGATCTATTAAATATAATCAGACTCTAACAATGTCCCGTTTTCATTTGACATTCTGGGCatgtgtctgctgctgagaGGATTACATCGTTCAGAACCCAAGCAACCCAAATGCCACGCTAAGTGGAACATGTTCTCCTCTAATGGCAGAACAATAAAGATGGCGTCCGCTCCTCATCTTACCTGTTCAGACTTCTGGTGAAAGACAGACGACATGGCGAGGATGGTGGAGCGCTCGTCGAGGGCGGCAGCAAAACTTTTCCAGTCCTGATCCAGCTGACTCGAGATCTGTTTTATCTGCGTCGAGGCGTAGTGACCCGACTCTGCCAGCCGGCTCGCCACCGACATGATTCTGTTGATGTTTACGTAAGCGTTctgggaagaaaaacaaaacaaacatcaacaaacttTTTTAAACGGTGctacaataaagaaatgttcATCTCGAGcagcaaactaaaaaaaaagaagccgaCGCTGAAGTGAaaagtcctgcagttcctctagtgtccactagaggctggctgcagaagcacaggtttggagtcccatcgatggcggtctccatgctggaaatgctgtctcagtctaactttcagtcaacctaacgacaagctgagagctggagctgaggcgggttttaaacctcctgacaaaccgttacaccgcgcccacctgtcaatcaggtcagctacacgccttattgtgaataactcttatccttcatcaaatcaaaactgatgagtcatcaaaacattcaccccccgtacagtgtgtgtccatcgagacatgagctaatcacacctatttggttttttgaaccaggctgtaaacatgttaatctctgctgtaaaaacaggctttttagaatgggtgtgtatgtgacttcctgtgcttctgcagccagcctctagtggacactccaggaactgcaggatgttacacttatTACACATTTGGTAATAATGTGTGAGAATCTTGGAGTGCTTCAGAGTAAAATCtattaaattaaaagttaaaacattagTTTATcttaaaacactaaaataaataatctctCAAACTACATAACTCGACTCTGATTGGTGGACTATGTCAGTAATATAAAGGTGTGAGTTTCGTCTGTGTTGACTCTATCTACCATGGAGTTCATGGCGAAGTGGTTGTGTTGCGTCTGCAGCTCCACAGCGTGTTGGTATCCTCTGCCGATCTCCGTGTGACTCTGCAGGAACACGTCTTTGTTGTGGATGATCCAGTCGAACATCTGCAAccacaaaacaacatttacaacGTCACAGGCTGCTTTTCTGCATCTCCGTCAGTTCGGTTTAAAATCACACtgggggggcgctggtggctcagtggttagtgagcgcggcccatgtatggaggcagtagtcctccaggcgggcggcccaggctcgaatcccacctgtggctcctctcctgcatgtcattcccccctctctctctctctccctgatttctgaatctatccactgtcctgtctctacattaaaggcacaaaaagcccagaaataaatcttaaaaaaaaaaaaaagtcacactgGAACTAAAGTTGAATATTTAGAACTAAAAGCAgtacgatacgatacaatacgatatgatGATACCGTTCTATATGATACGATACATTACGATATTGTACAATACGATATGATGATACCGTTCTATATGATACGATACATTACGATATTGTACAATACGATATGATGATACCGTTCTATATGATACGATACATTACGATATTGTACAATACGATATGATGATACCGTTCTATATGATACGATACATTACGATATTGTACAATACGATATGATGATACCGTTCTATATAATACGATACATTACGATATTGTACAATACGATATGATGATACCGTTCTATATGATACGATACATTACGATATTGTACAATACGATATGATGATACCGTTCTATATGATACGATACAACACCAATGAAGAGATACCATTGTATCTCTGTGTAGGTGTcgttgttttcctttttttcctctggatCAAACCTCTTCCAGCTGCGCtcaacatttctattttttttttcttttttcaattctTTATTTAGAGGATGGTTGATAGTCTGTAAAGAGGGATGTGTAGTTATTTCCTTTAATATGTAGGGCGACAGTTCAACATCTATTTTTAACAGAAACCTGTTTGCACTGTGAAGTACAGTCAGCATGTAgaaacaaaaagcatcatgtTTAAAACTGATCTTTGTCAATAACACGCTCCTCGCCTGTAATCATCTTAGATCAGTTGCTGTGACTGATCTTCTGTGTGAAACAAAGTTAGCGAGCAAACGTAAccatgacagagagaaactgtgaccacacacacatcaacaggACGCAGCCGGGGGAAATGAAACCAAAGGAatactcctttaaaaaaacaaaacataattgtCATTCCCTCTGGTTGGCTTCATCTCTACCCCGACGATCAGCAGCGAGCCAAAGAGGCCGGGACAACCTTCAAGGTTGTTACTCCATCTGAATCCATCTTCGCCGACAGATGGAGGCcagttgttgccatggttaccacattatctacactgtagTTTATGTAGCCGTGTGAGTGTTTGTCACAGTGTAAACTCTCCTCACACCCACACAGCAACAAAACACTgatgt is a window of Labrus mixtus chromosome 13, fLabMix1.1, whole genome shotgun sequence DNA encoding:
- the LOC132986557 gene encoding kalirin-like, which encodes MNPAEAAEEAPSDPDTDAFYKTGSLRPEGIKASDVLPVLKEKVAFVSGGRDKRGGPILTFPARSNHDRIKQEDLRRLVTYLSTVPSEDVCKRGFTVIIDMRGSKWELIKPLLKTLQEFFPAEICVALIIKPDNFWQKQKTNFGSAKFSFETSMVSVEGLAKLVDPSQLTDDFEGSLDYNHEEWMDLRVSLEEFISNAVHLLSRLEDLQELQSKKDFPADVEGSRRLIEEHTQLKKKVLKAPVEELDREGQRLLQCIRSSDGFSGRNCISGSADFQSLVPKVASLLDKLHSTRQNLHQMWHITKLKLDQCFQLRLFEQDAEKMFDWIIHNKDVFLQSHTEIGRGYQHAVELQTQHNHFAMNSMNAYVNINRIMSVASRLAESGHYASTQIKQISSQLDQDWKSFAAALDERSTILAMSSVFHQKSEQFLSEVEAWCKVCSEGGLPTEMQELEIAIHRHQSLYEQVTQAYTEVSQDGKALLDVLQRPLSPGNSDSLTATANYSKAVHCILDVVHEVLHHQRRLENIWQHRKVRLHQRLQLCVFQQDVQQVHTHTHTHTHRDTETHTHTHTHTETHTHTQRHTHTHTHTHTHTQRDRDTHTHTERHRDTHTQTETHTHTHRDTETHTHRQRHTHTHTQRHRHTHTETHTHTQRHTHTHRDTDTHTQRHTHTHRDTDTQRHTHT